A segment of the Nitrosospira briensis C-128 genome:
GATTGGTTTTGATAAAGGCTCTGTACCAGACGGCTATCCGGCGACGTACCCGTCGGAAGTCGTTCTTTACGGTAATCACGTAACCACGCTGGGCAACTTGATCACAGACGATGCAGGTCGCCTGATCGTGTTGGGCGCATATGGCAACGCCGGTGGCAATGCGCCTCTTACCAGTTATGGTGGGTCAGACACATGGCACGACGATATCGCGGATGGGCCGGTTTATTGCAAAATCACCTTTAACGACGGATCGCCCGCACAAGAATTACAGGCGTGGGTAATTGTTGGTTCACCGGATTTCGCGCCGGAGATTGTAAATATTTCTACGCTGAGCGACACGATGTTTGATGTAGGCGTTCGGTGCTTTAACCTAGTTCCGGAGATGTACGTCAACGGTGCTTTTTGTGAATCGTTCCAGGCGAATTATCAGCGTGACATATTGCCGATTATCCAACGCACCGGACGCTATCAATGGGTGGCTAATGTTCAATCCATGATGGCGTTTTCATCCAATGTTTTTGACTTTTCTGACAGCAGCGACGCGAATAAAGCCAATCGCCAACACTATTTCTCGTTTTTTCGGCAGCCAGACGATAAGCAGAACCCGTCTTCCGATCAACCGCAGCAAATATTGTTTAAAGAAACTGTGGGAGGGCATTTTCCACAAATGCCGTTGAACTCCGGCAGTAATTCGGTGAGTAATGACATCATAGAAAAATTTTTAGCGCTTAACGAAACCCAGTATTTTTTACTGAGCCAATGGGCCAATGGAAATTTTGTAAGTGATCCTGTTTTCAAGCCTTACAACGTTGATGTAATGGATGAAGCCGGCGTGGGTAATTGCGTTGGGCTGCCGATGTGCCCGGGTATAGAAGTGACCTGGAGCTTGCAAAACAAGAATATCTACTCTGCGCCTTATGTTATCCAGGATCAAAAAGGTAAAAATGGATACAACCAAACGGGTTTGTCACCTTCGCGGGATGAGTGCGAAGGGGGTGGCTGTGAGCCCGGTGATTTAACCAAAAGAATGGCGTGCCCATGGCAAGCTGATTTTTTTCAGTGTACGGTCCAGTACGTAAATTTTACAGACCCCAACGTGAATAAATCAGAGCAGAAAGTACCAATGCCTCCAACCTACTATACGTATTGGTGGCCACCACAAAGCCCCTGGGATGTATTAACCGGCGATCTTACCGCCGAAGGCCAGGCTAAATCTCATATGCCTGCAGGGCAGCAAATGAATTACGCGCGCGGCATTAATACGTTTGTGCAAATGGTGGAGCATTGGTCGGCATTGGCATTTATTCGGGATTCCAACCCGCAAGACACAGGCTTCCCATACTTCACAGAAACAGAGCGCAACCACGAGCTGTTCTCTTATCAAGACGTGGGTGTGGGCCTTATAAGCGGAAATCCAGAAGACAACGAGACCCAGATTCCCGTTTTTTATATCGAAAAAAAGAAAGACGTAATTAAAGCCAAGAGCCTGCGTGCTGCAAAAATGGTGGAGTTTCTCGAACAACGCGCATTTAAACCCATTGAAGTTGCCAGTGGTGGTTTAGGCATGCCTCGCTCCGGTACGCGCAGTAGGCGTTAACGGGCGGTGGACGGCATTGTTCATCAAACCGATACGCTGATATTCGGCGGAGGCCCTGCTGGGGCCTCCGCCGCACTTGCTCTCCTTAATTACTCAAGCTCTGATGTTATATTGGTTGAGCAGTCTGATTTCAACCAGGTTCGCGTGGGAGAGCAGGTTTCGGCGAGCATTTTCAGCCTGATGGATTATTTGATAATTGACAAAGATGAATTTGACGAGGGGAGTTTTATTCCCTCTTACAGTGGCACATCGTATTGGGGCAGTGATAGGCCTAATTGCCGTGATTCAATATTCACGACCGAGCAGGCCAGTTTTCAATTGGATCGTGAACGATTCGATTTTAAATTGGTTGAACAGGTTGTTCATCGAGGGGGACGCATATTTCCACGAACCAGGTGTATGTCAGTTGA
Coding sequences within it:
- the lodA gene encoding CTQ-dependent lysine 6-oxidase LodA, with the translated sequence MQCRIHPSIGVARLGSSKGQFCLSPESIGGLPFEADQYGNKQGTIVHFKDDVGQVRRQGQPFKVYQADGSELTLNSANVESIEWTVHLANKKAAWYQYAELKGNLLYGENNSYQSRGVALRNPNVKDDDRRKLIVDPGPRSVSGARQTIGFDKGSVPDGYPATYPSEVVLYGNHVTTLGNLITDDAGRLIVLGAYGNAGGNAPLTSYGGSDTWHDDIADGPVYCKITFNDGSPAQELQAWVIVGSPDFAPEIVNISTLSDTMFDVGVRCFNLVPEMYVNGAFCESFQANYQRDILPIIQRTGRYQWVANVQSMMAFSSNVFDFSDSSDANKANRQHYFSFFRQPDDKQNPSSDQPQQILFKETVGGHFPQMPLNSGSNSVSNDIIEKFLALNETQYFLLSQWANGNFVSDPVFKPYNVDVMDEAGVGNCVGLPMCPGIEVTWSLQNKNIYSAPYVIQDQKGKNGYNQTGLSPSRDECEGGGCEPGDLTKRMACPWQADFFQCTVQYVNFTDPNVNKSEQKVPMPPTYYTYWWPPQSPWDVLTGDLTAEGQAKSHMPAGQQMNYARGINTFVQMVEHWSALAFIRDSNPQDTGFPYFTETERNHELFSYQDVGVGLISGNPEDNETQIPVFYIEKKKDVIKAKSLRAAKMVEFLEQRAFKPIEVASGGLGMPRSGTRSRR